Proteins encoded together in one Lysinibacillus sp. FSL K6-0232 window:
- a CDS encoding succinate CoA transferase — MGKDLSQFIRNEAFLDKVVSAEEAASWIEDGMNLGMSGFTLFGEPKEFPLALSKRGEQEDFKINLYTGASLGPTADQSMAEAGIINLRVPYQGNAVMRGQVNKGEIYYIDQHLSHTAEEVRKGTLGNIDYAIIEAAGITEDGYIIPTGSVGNSPIFVEKAENVIIEINTTAPRAYEGLHDIFVQKEQGERREIPIYNVSDRIGEAGIKVDPEKVKGIVLSEQPDVPSPLFEPNEETQQIANHLLDFFASEVAAGKLPESLAPLQSGVGSVANAVLNGMQNSQFKDIEVFSEVLQDGVFDLIDAGIVKFAAGTAFSLSKKRVDSLAEDLEKYKDKIMFRPQEISNNPEVIRRLGVISFNTAIEVDIYGNVNSTHINGTKIMNGIGGSGDFARNARITIFVTSSLAKNGAISTIVPFVSHVDHTEHDVDVIVTEQGYADLRGLPPVKRAEKLIEIAHPKYRPQLRAYFEEAKEKVGGQTPHILEKAFSFHTNLKEKGTMLIEEEVTN, encoded by the coding sequence ATGGGAAAAGATTTAAGTCAATTCATTAGAAATGAAGCGTTTTTAGACAAAGTTGTTTCAGCTGAAGAAGCGGCTTCTTGGATTGAAGATGGAATGAACCTCGGCATGAGTGGCTTTACACTGTTCGGTGAGCCAAAAGAATTTCCACTTGCACTTTCTAAGCGTGGTGAGCAAGAAGACTTTAAAATCAACCTATATACAGGAGCTTCATTAGGGCCAACTGCTGACCAATCAATGGCTGAAGCTGGCATCATTAATTTACGTGTTCCTTACCAAGGAAACGCTGTAATGCGTGGGCAAGTCAATAAAGGGGAAATATACTACATTGACCAGCATTTATCACATACAGCAGAAGAAGTACGAAAAGGAACATTAGGCAATATTGATTATGCCATTATTGAAGCAGCTGGAATCACTGAGGATGGTTATATTATTCCAACTGGCTCTGTAGGAAATTCACCAATCTTTGTGGAAAAAGCTGAAAACGTTATCATTGAAATCAACACAACTGCACCTAGAGCGTATGAAGGACTTCATGATATTTTTGTACAAAAAGAACAAGGTGAGCGTAGAGAAATTCCAATTTATAATGTTTCGGATCGAATTGGAGAAGCGGGCATTAAAGTTGATCCAGAAAAGGTAAAAGGAATTGTTTTATCAGAACAGCCTGATGTTCCTTCACCATTATTTGAACCAAATGAAGAAACACAGCAAATTGCTAATCACTTATTAGACTTCTTTGCCAGTGAAGTAGCAGCAGGAAAATTACCAGAATCATTAGCGCCATTGCAATCTGGAGTAGGGTCTGTTGCGAATGCGGTTTTAAATGGTATGCAAAATTCTCAGTTTAAAGATATAGAAGTATTTTCTGAAGTATTACAAGATGGTGTCTTTGATTTAATTGATGCGGGTATCGTTAAATTTGCGGCTGGTACTGCATTCTCACTTTCAAAGAAGCGTGTTGATTCATTAGCGGAGGATTTAGAGAAATACAAAGATAAAATTATGTTTAGACCTCAAGAAATTTCGAACAATCCAGAAGTGATTCGTCGTTTAGGTGTAATTTCATTTAATACGGCAATCGAAGTGGACATTTATGGAAATGTTAATTCGACGCATATTAATGGAACAAAAATTATGAATGGTATTGGTGGCTCTGGTGATTTTGCTCGAAATGCTAGAATTACAATTTTTGTAACATCCTCTTTAGCAAAAAATGGAGCGATTTCAACGATTGTTCCTTTTGTATCACATGTTGATCATACAGAGCATGATGTAGATGTTATTGTGACAGAGCAAGGATATGCTGATCTTCGCGGATTGCCACCAGTGAAGAGAGCAGAAAAGCTTATCGAAATTGCACATCCTAAGTATAGACCACAATTACGTGCCTACTTTGAAGAAGCAAAAGAGAAGGTGGGTGGTCAAACACCACATATTCTTGAAAAAGCATTCTCTTTCCATACAAACCTAAAAGAAAAAGGGACAATGTTAATTGAAGAAGAAGTAACAAATTAA
- a CDS encoding LysR family transcriptional regulator, protein MELRHLEYFLMVSKELHFTKAAEKLGISQPTLSHQIRILEKEIGYSLFNRVGKRIELTKVGEIVQQEALNIQGSIQNMASQIAAFSKVEIGEVKIAVLPGEITDLVSTLCIQFNQLYPNIKVFIETTDQVEKAVLENQADFGISFQLNEYDMLQVTKLYDEEFYLISNQYHEESKISFCSILDSPLILFPNMHQCRKLLDKVGYEIGKQLEPIVETSSIKSILNFVRSGIGCSIVSRTLYEFYDTEDLYFQHIKDPSLTRGVYLVMKKNCFINYAAREYIKLLVCEIEKLHFHTEKDAINSLSSFVL, encoded by the coding sequence ATGGAATTACGGCATTTAGAGTATTTTTTAATGGTTAGTAAAGAGCTACATTTTACAAAAGCCGCTGAAAAGTTAGGAATTTCACAGCCCACTTTAAGCCATCAAATTAGAATACTTGAAAAAGAGATAGGGTATTCACTATTTAATCGTGTTGGTAAGAGAATTGAACTGACGAAGGTAGGGGAAATTGTCCAACAGGAAGCATTGAATATTCAAGGCTCTATTCAAAATATGGCTTCTCAAATTGCAGCATTCTCGAAAGTAGAAATCGGGGAAGTAAAGATTGCAGTGTTGCCAGGAGAAATAACAGATTTGGTATCTACGTTATGTATTCAATTTAATCAGCTCTATCCAAACATTAAGGTTTTTATTGAAACGACAGATCAGGTAGAAAAGGCCGTTTTAGAAAATCAAGCTGATTTCGGTATTAGCTTCCAACTTAATGAATATGATATGTTGCAAGTAACAAAACTGTATGATGAAGAATTTTATCTGATTAGTAATCAATATCATGAAGAATCAAAAATATCATTTTGTTCTATTTTAGATAGTCCTCTTATTTTATTTCCAAATATGCATCAATGTAGAAAATTACTTGATAAGGTTGGCTATGAAATAGGCAAGCAATTAGAGCCTATTGTGGAAACGTCTAGTATTAAATCTATCTTAAATTTTGTTCGGAGTGGTATTGGTTGTAGTATTGTTTCGCGTACACTATACGAATTTTATGATACAGAAGATTTGTATTTCCAACATATTAAAGACCCATCTTTAACAAGAGGCGTTTATCTTGTGATGAAAAAGAACTGTTTTATTAATTATGCAGCACGTGAATATATTAAATTATTAGTATGTGAAATTGAAAAGCTTCATTTTCACACAGAGAAAGATGCCATTAATTCTTTGTCTAGTTTTGTATTATAG
- the hemY gene encoding protoporphyrinogen oxidase, whose product MMLVTQKRRKVVVVGGGITGLTAAFYMQKEAITKELPLDIVLVESSLRLGGKIQTLRKDGFIIERGPESFFDRENYVNALAKDLGIEQKIRTSNAGPTYIAVGSALYPIPSHLLSGETPHISSFITSGLFSLSGKVRAAGDFFIPRSEQDDDQPLGAFFRRRFGAEIVENLVEPLLAGTFAGDIEQLSMSSTFPQLYSLEQKYRSLLIGMKKSGTNFLNNHLVDENKGIFQTFSNGLETLTESLEDSLLPGTVMKGVKVEEIEHGKDGSVQVMLNNFSHIKADAVIIATPFDTVEKMFSKHQLLNELGTMKAATIATVTMAFKKEQLGNLDALAFYVSRNSDFSITSCTWMNRKWPGTAPEDYILLRSYIGRVGDEAIVALSDTEIEKTVLQDLQKTIGVDGAPITTVVTRWKNAMPQYTVGHEAKVQRIKQELQQHFPTVKLAGSSFEGISVPECVQQGKQVAEQVLQELLK is encoded by the coding sequence ATGATGTTGGTGACTCAGAAAAGACGAAAGGTAGTTGTTGTTGGCGGTGGTATTACTGGCCTTACAGCTGCGTTCTATATGCAAAAAGAAGCAATCACAAAAGAATTGCCATTAGATATCGTACTTGTCGAGTCGTCATTACGTCTTGGCGGAAAAATTCAAACATTAAGAAAAGATGGTTTTATTATTGAACGTGGACCTGAATCTTTTTTTGATCGTGAAAACTATGTTAATGCTTTAGCAAAGGATCTTGGTATTGAGCAAAAAATTAGAACAAGCAATGCAGGGCCAACCTATATTGCTGTTGGTAGCGCACTTTATCCAATACCTAGTCATCTGTTATCTGGAGAAACGCCACATATCTCATCATTTATTACCTCAGGCTTATTCTCGCTTAGTGGTAAGGTTCGGGCAGCAGGAGATTTTTTTATTCCTCGCTCTGAACAAGATGATGACCAACCGTTAGGAGCTTTTTTTAGAAGAAGGTTTGGCGCAGAGATTGTGGAAAATTTAGTTGAACCGTTACTAGCGGGTACATTTGCGGGGGATATTGAGCAATTAAGCATGAGCTCAACATTCCCTCAGCTTTATAGCTTAGAGCAAAAATATCGTAGTTTACTAATTGGTATGAAGAAGTCTGGCACAAACTTCTTAAATAATCATCTTGTAGATGAAAATAAAGGAATCTTTCAAACCTTTAGCAATGGTCTTGAAACACTCACTGAAAGTTTAGAAGATTCATTACTTCCTGGAACTGTTATGAAAGGTGTGAAGGTTGAGGAAATTGAGCATGGCAAGGATGGCTCGGTTCAGGTGATGCTCAATAACTTCTCACATATAAAGGCTGATGCGGTTATTATTGCAACACCATTCGATACGGTAGAAAAAATGTTTAGTAAGCATCAGCTGTTAAATGAGTTAGGGACAATGAAGGCTGCAACAATTGCAACTGTCACAATGGCTTTTAAAAAAGAACAGCTTGGAAATTTAGATGCACTTGCTTTTTATGTTTCTCGAAATAGTGATTTTTCAATAACCTCCTGTACATGGATGAATCGAAAATGGCCAGGTACTGCACCAGAGGATTATATTTTATTGCGTAGCTATATTGGACGAGTGGGTGATGAAGCCATTGTTGCACTATCCGATACTGAGATTGAAAAGACAGTTCTTCAAGATTTACAAAAAACAATTGGTGTAGATGGAGCACCTATTACAACTGTTGTTACACGCTGGAAAAATGCTATGCCACAATATACTGTTGGGCATGAGGCAAAAGTACAGCGCATTAAGCAGGAGTTACAGCAACACTTTCCAACGGTTAAATTAGCAGGTAGCTCTTTTGAGGGCATATCTGTACCCGAGTGTGTACAGCAAGGTAAGCAGGTAGCAGAGCAAGTGCTACAGGAATTATTAAAATAG
- the hemH gene encoding ferrochelatase, with the protein MKEVKGLLVMAYGTPYKEEDIEPYYTHIRHGRKPSAEHLEDLRSRYEAIGGLSPLAAATKAQAEALCARLNEVQDAVEYKLFIGLKHIHPFIEDAVEQMVAEGIKEAVSIVLAPHFSTFSIQSYNGRAVEAANGRLAITSVESWYDEPKFIEYWKQQVNATFAAMSDEEREKACLIVSAHSLPEKIKSLGDPYEEQLIETARLIQQATGLKNVEVGWQSAGQTPEPWIGPDVQDLTRDLYEEKGFRSFVYTPVGFVTEHLEVLYDNDFECKVVCDELGAKYYRPAMPNTHPLFIDAMVDAIHKKLS; encoded by the coding sequence ATGAAAGAAGTTAAAGGCTTATTGGTAATGGCATACGGAACACCTTACAAAGAAGAAGATATAGAACCTTACTATACGCATATTCGTCATGGTCGTAAACCTTCTGCGGAGCATTTAGAAGATTTACGCAGTCGTTATGAGGCGATTGGCGGCTTATCACCATTAGCAGCAGCAACAAAGGCACAGGCTGAAGCATTATGTGCACGTTTAAATGAAGTACAGGATGCGGTAGAATATAAATTATTTATCGGCCTAAAACATATCCATCCATTTATTGAGGATGCGGTAGAGCAAATGGTGGCAGAGGGTATTAAAGAAGCGGTTTCGATTGTTTTAGCACCTCATTTTTCAACATTCTCTATTCAATCCTATAATGGGCGTGCAGTAGAAGCAGCTAACGGACGTTTAGCTATTACTTCTGTAGAATCATGGTATGATGAGCCAAAATTTATTGAGTATTGGAAGCAACAAGTCAATGCTACATTTGCTGCAATGTCTGACGAGGAACGTGAAAAAGCATGTTTAATTGTATCAGCACATTCATTACCTGAAAAAATTAAAAGCTTAGGTGATCCTTACGAAGAGCAATTAATTGAAACAGCTCGACTTATTCAGCAAGCAACAGGTTTAAAAAATGTTGAGGTTGGCTGGCAATCAGCAGGGCAAACACCAGAGCCTTGGATTGGTCCTGATGTGCAAGATTTAACACGTGATTTATATGAGGAAAAAGGTTTCCGTTCATTTGTTTATACACCAGTAGGCTTTGTAACAGAGCATTTAGAAGTGCTGTATGATAATGATTTTGAATGTAAAGTTGTTTGTGATGAACTTGGCGCAAAATACTATCGTCCAGCGATGCCAAATACACATCCATTATTTATTGATGCGATGGTAGATGCGATTCATAAAAAATTAAGCTAA
- the hemE gene encoding uroporphyrinogen decarboxylase, giving the protein MTTFNDTLLRAARGERVAHTPVWYMRQAGRSQPEYRAIKEKYSLEEITHQPELCAYVTRLPVENYNVDAAILYKDIVTPLPGIGIDVKIKAGVGPVIANPIRSVADVENLGEFDAKEHTPFVLETIKLLTEEQLNVPLIGFAGAPFTLASYMIEGGPSKNYNKTKSFMVSEPQAWFALMDKLADMIIADVTAQIQAGAKAIQVFDSWVGALNVEDYRVFIKPIMTRIFAELQKENVPLIQFGVGASHLAKEWNDLPIDVVGLDWRLPIKEARTHGITKPVQGNLDPSLLLADWSVIEKRTKDIIDQGLEMPGHIFNLGHGVFPEVNPDVLKRLTTLIHEYSAQQIQARS; this is encoded by the coding sequence ATGACAACTTTTAATGATACACTTCTACGTGCGGCACGTGGAGAAAGGGTAGCACATACGCCTGTATGGTATATGCGACAAGCGGGACGTTCACAGCCAGAATACCGTGCGATTAAAGAAAAATATTCTTTAGAAGAAATTACACATCAACCTGAGCTATGTGCGTATGTTACACGTCTTCCTGTCGAAAATTACAATGTTGATGCAGCAATTTTGTATAAGGATATTGTTACACCTCTCCCTGGTATTGGGATAGATGTCAAAATTAAAGCAGGCGTTGGTCCTGTTATTGCAAATCCTATTCGTTCGGTTGCAGATGTAGAAAATCTAGGTGAATTTGATGCGAAGGAGCATACGCCATTTGTATTAGAAACAATTAAGCTGTTAACAGAAGAACAGCTTAATGTACCATTAATTGGCTTTGCAGGCGCGCCATTCACACTTGCGAGCTACATGATTGAAGGCGGTCCTTCAAAAAATTATAATAAAACAAAATCATTTATGGTATCAGAGCCACAAGCATGGTTTGCATTAATGGATAAGTTAGCTGATATGATTATTGCCGATGTAACGGCTCAAATTCAAGCTGGAGCCAAAGCTATCCAAGTGTTTGACTCGTGGGTTGGAGCCTTAAATGTTGAGGATTATCGTGTATTCATTAAACCGATTATGACGCGTATTTTTGCAGAGCTACAAAAGGAAAATGTGCCATTGATTCAATTTGGTGTTGGTGCTAGCCATTTAGCGAAGGAATGGAACGATCTACCGATTGATGTGGTAGGCCTAGACTGGCGTTTACCTATTAAAGAAGCACGTACACATGGTATTACAAAGCCTGTACAAGGTAACTTAGACCCTTCCCTATTGCTAGCAGATTGGTCAGTAATTGAAAAGCGTACAAAAGATATTATCGATCAAGGCTTAGAAATGCCAGGACATATTTTTAACTTAGGACATGGTGTGTTTCCAGAGGTTAATCCAGATGTCTTAAAGCGTCTTACTACATTAATTCATGAATATAGTGCACAACAAATTCAAGCACGTTCTTAA
- a CDS encoding antibiotic biosynthesis monooxygenase family protein, whose protein sequence is MHIYLTSGTGDFLEQVKNKYPNEHMILIHGDGNSVLIHETAGKTVFATPRKFEVLDSVNDLEERGFFVFNNIPVTDEGRPVFEHRFLERSRVIEDEPGFVAFRLLRPIKSDTYIVMTQWNGPHSFEAWKSSKAFEAVHPKRDDSTGIRQQNIFSAASYLTTYSAIPKEEDTE, encoded by the coding sequence ATGCACATTTATTTAACTTCTGGCACTGGCGATTTTTTAGAGCAGGTAAAAAACAAATATCCAAATGAGCATATGATTTTAATTCATGGAGATGGTAACTCTGTACTGATACATGAAACAGCAGGAAAAACAGTGTTTGCAACACCTCGTAAATTTGAGGTGCTGGATTCAGTCAATGACTTAGAGGAACGTGGCTTCTTTGTTTTCAACAATATTCCTGTGACAGATGAAGGACGACCCGTTTTCGAACACCGCTTTTTAGAGCGTTCACGTGTTATTGAGGACGAACCGGGGTTTGTAGCATTTCGCTTGCTGCGACCTATTAAAAGCGATACTTATATCGTTATGACCCAATGGAATGGACCACATTCCTTTGAAGCATGGAAGAGCTCTAAAGCATTTGAAGCAGTACACCCTAAAAGGGATGACTCAACAGGCATACGCCAGCAAAATATTTTTTCAGCAGCTTCCTATCTAACTACTTATAGCGCGATACCAAAAGAAGAAGATACAGAGTAA
- a CDS encoding IS1182 family transposase, producing MISKQETFNLSPYMALYDLIIPKDNMLRQINELVDFSFILDELKSKYCLVNGRNAIPPIRMFKYLLLKAIHDLSDADLIERSKFDMSFKYFLDMAPEEEVIDPSSLTKFRRLRLQDMNLLDLLIQKTVEIALEKGLLLSKMVIVDATHTKARYNQKTPKEFLQEKSKNVRKAVYQLDENMVGKFPEKPASNEVTEELDYCRQVVEAVETQSKVAQIPAVKEKLNVLKEVIDDYENHLSYSNDPDARVGHKSADSSFFGFKTHIAMSDERIITAAVVTTGEKSDGHYLQELVEKSRTAGMEIDTVIGDAAYSWKENLVYAKSEQFQLISKLNPVITNGSGQRKIEFDYNKDAGMFVCPAGHMATHKRRTGRKTLNQSLTFHFDIEKCKVCPMREGCYKEGAKSKTYSVTIQSDTHQEQAAFQETAEFKALASKRYKIEAKNSELKNPHGFKTAKSAGLFGMEIQGATTIFAVNLKRILKLLSEKE from the coding sequence ATGATTTCTAAACAGGAAACATTCAATTTAAGCCCGTACATGGCGTTGTACGATTTAATTATTCCAAAGGACAATATGCTTCGCCAAATCAATGAACTTGTGGATTTCTCATTTATTCTAGACGAACTAAAATCGAAATACTGTTTAGTTAATGGCCGTAACGCGATTCCACCGATTCGCATGTTTAAATATTTACTGTTAAAAGCGATTCATGACCTGTCGGATGCCGACCTTATCGAACGTTCAAAATTCGATATGTCCTTTAAATATTTTTTAGATATGGCACCAGAAGAGGAAGTGATCGACCCCAGTTCCCTGACAAAATTCCGTCGACTCCGTCTTCAAGATATGAATTTATTAGATTTACTGATTCAGAAAACTGTTGAAATTGCTTTAGAGAAAGGACTACTCCTTAGTAAAATGGTGATTGTCGACGCTACCCATACAAAAGCGCGATATAACCAGAAAACGCCCAAAGAATTTTTACAGGAAAAATCCAAAAATGTACGTAAAGCCGTGTATCAACTAGACGAAAACATGGTCGGAAAATTCCCTGAGAAGCCTGCGTCAAATGAAGTCACAGAAGAATTAGATTACTGTCGTCAAGTAGTTGAAGCAGTCGAAACACAATCAAAGGTTGCACAAATCCCGGCTGTGAAAGAAAAATTAAATGTTTTAAAAGAAGTGATAGATGATTATGAGAATCATTTAAGCTATTCAAATGATCCGGATGCACGTGTTGGCCATAAGTCAGCAGATTCTTCTTTCTTTGGTTTTAAAACGCATATTGCGATGAGTGATGAACGTATTATTACAGCAGCGGTTGTGACGACGGGTGAAAAAAGTGATGGGCACTATTTACAAGAGTTGGTAGAGAAAAGTAGAACTGCCGGCATGGAAATTGACACGGTGATTGGTGATGCCGCCTATTCCTGGAAAGAGAATTTAGTGTATGCAAAATCGGAGCAGTTTCAGTTAATTTCAAAGTTAAATCCAGTAATCACAAATGGCAGCGGACAACGGAAAATTGAATTTGATTATAACAAGGATGCGGGTATGTTTGTTTGTCCAGCGGGGCACATGGCAACTCACAAAAGACGTACGGGCAGGAAAACCCTGAATCAAAGTTTAACGTTTCATTTTGATATTGAAAAATGTAAAGTTTGCCCGATGCGAGAGGGCTGTTATAAGGAAGGGGCGAAAAGTAAAACGTATAGTGTAACGATTCAATCCGATACACATCAAGAACAAGCAGCATTCCAGGAAACAGCCGAATTCAAAGCACTTGCCAGCAAACGCTATAAAATCGAAGCGAAAAATAGTGAATTAAAGAACCCACACGGCTTTAAAACAGCAAAATCGGCGGGTTTATTTGGCATGGAAATTCAAGGAGCCACGACGATCTTTGCGGTCAATCTGAAACGGATACTCAAACTACTGAGTGAAAAAGAGTAG
- a CDS encoding ABC transporter permease, with protein sequence MKNLRDVWSSRFMHYIGEVQKYMQFIFTGHIAIVLVFLIGAGGYQYSEWLKVVQTDFPAEIVIAIIIGLLLIFSRPTTLLREPDQVYLLPLESKMPQYFSKALTWTFFSQVWIVAIVYIVSIPLLKAVTALTTANIWLIFLLVVVLKYISVQGEFSYRYSERGQLVWVDRLIRAVIFIAAIYMALQGQLLLAIVATVISIIYMIVFRKKSSGEPVPYEHFVKLEQNRMMSFYRFANYFTDVPHLRGSIRRRSWLDWLYKFIPYGKDNAQKYLVFRTFVRTDDHFYLWLRLTAIAAIIAAFVDIPVVTWIVAGALSFATTIQLKQALLSSGEFRMDMLYPLPDNARQIAVRQIVRLAMIIQAVIVGLCAIAQPMFYIVIAIIIVISELTAKLSK encoded by the coding sequence ATGAAGAACTTGCGTGATGTATGGTCTTCTCGCTTTATGCACTACATAGGGGAAGTACAGAAATATATGCAATTTATTTTTACAGGGCATATTGCCATTGTACTTGTCTTTTTGATTGGAGCGGGAGGCTACCAATATAGCGAATGGTTGAAAGTGGTGCAAACAGATTTTCCAGCAGAAATCGTAATAGCCATTATTATTGGGTTATTATTGATTTTTAGTCGTCCTACTACGCTCTTAAGAGAGCCAGACCAAGTATACCTCCTGCCATTGGAGTCTAAAATGCCACAGTATTTTAGCAAAGCTCTAACATGGACATTTTTTTCTCAAGTATGGATTGTAGCGATTGTCTATATTGTGAGTATTCCATTATTAAAGGCAGTGACAGCTTTAACAACGGCAAATATTTGGTTGATATTTTTACTTGTAGTTGTCCTAAAGTATATAAGTGTACAAGGTGAATTTAGCTATCGTTATAGTGAGCGTGGACAACTTGTTTGGGTGGACAGATTAATTCGAGCGGTTATATTTATTGCAGCTATCTATATGGCTCTTCAGGGGCAGCTACTATTAGCTATTGTTGCAACAGTGATTAGCATTATTTATATGATCGTTTTTCGCAAAAAGTCTAGCGGTGAGCCTGTGCCGTATGAGCATTTTGTCAAGCTTGAGCAAAATCGGATGATGAGCTTTTACCGCTTTGCTAATTATTTTACGGATGTGCCGCATCTACGTGGTAGTATTCGTCGTCGTAGCTGGCTTGATTGGTTATACAAATTTATTCCATATGGTAAAGATAACGCTCAAAAATATTTAGTATTTCGTACCTTTGTCCGTACAGATGACCATTTCTATTTATGGCTTCGTCTGACAGCGATTGCAGCTATTATTGCAGCCTTTGTAGATATTCCTGTTGTAACATGGATTGTTGCAGGCGCATTAAGCTTTGCCACAACCATTCAATTAAAGCAAGCATTGCTGTCAAGCGGTGAATTCCGTATGGACATGCTATATCCATTGCCAGATAATGCTCGTCAAATTGCTGTAAGGCAAATTGTACGGCTAGCGATGATAATACAAGCCGTTATTGTTGGCTTATGTGCTATTGCCCAGCCAATGTTTTATATTGTCATAGCAATCATAATCGTAATTAGTGAATTAACAGCAAAGCTTTCTAAATAA
- a CDS encoding ABC transporter ATP-binding protein: protein MPVLEVQHVTGGYTRKPVIKDLSFTIEKGELVGLIGLNGAGKSTTIKHIIGTMLPKEGNIRLNGVTLKEDTDKYRTAFSYIPETPVLYDELTLREHLELTAMAYGMDKATLDARSATLLKEFRMEKRLNWFPSHFSKGMRQKVMIMCAFLVNPSLYIIDEPFVGLDPLGIQSLLDQMDEKKKEGASILMSTHILSTAEKHCDRIILLHEGSVRAQGTMADLRQAFAMPNATLDDLYIAMTKERDHEELA from the coding sequence ATGCCGGTATTAGAGGTACAACATGTGACGGGTGGCTATACGAGAAAACCTGTTATTAAAGATTTATCTTTTACAATTGAAAAGGGAGAGCTTGTTGGCTTAATCGGCTTGAATGGTGCTGGTAAAAGTACAACGATTAAACATATTATCGGCACGATGTTGCCAAAGGAAGGGAATATTCGGTTAAATGGTGTCACGTTAAAGGAGGATACTGACAAGTATCGAACAGCCTTTTCCTACATTCCTGAAACCCCTGTACTGTATGATGAGCTGACATTAAGAGAACACTTAGAATTAACAGCAATGGCTTACGGCATGGATAAGGCTACGCTTGATGCCCGCTCAGCTACCTTATTAAAGGAATTTCGAATGGAAAAAAGATTAAATTGGTTTCCATCCCATTTTTCAAAGGGAATGCGACAAAAGGTCATGATTATGTGTGCCTTTTTAGTGAATCCTAGTCTTTATATTATTGATGAGCCATTTGTCGGGCTAGACCCACTTGGGATTCAATCATTATTAGATCAAATGGATGAAAAGAAAAAAGAGGGTGCCTCGATATTAATGTCTACGCATATTTTATCGACTGCTGAAAAGCATTGTGATCGAATTATTTTATTGCATGAAGGAAGTGTGCGAGCACAGGGAACAATGGCAGATTTACGTCAAGCCTTCGCGATGCCAAATGCCACATTAGATGACCTATATATTGCAATGACAAAGGAGCGGGACCATGAAGAACTTGCGTGA
- a CDS encoding HIT family protein, with translation MSDCLFCKIIDGSIPSTKVYEDDHVYAFTDISPVAKGHTLLIPKQHCQDLFEMPEDVARNLYAVAPKIANAIKAAFQPIGLNTINNNGAAAGQTVFHYHLHFIPRYDEKEGLGLIWQTQNYTSEQLVEVAESIKAHL, from the coding sequence ATGAGCGATTGCCTATTTTGTAAAATCATTGATGGCTCTATTCCAAGTACAAAAGTTTATGAAGATGACCATGTCTATGCATTTACAGACATTTCACCTGTCGCAAAAGGTCATACATTATTAATTCCAAAGCAGCATTGTCAGGATTTATTTGAAATGCCAGAGGATGTGGCACGTAATTTATATGCTGTCGCACCAAAAATCGCCAATGCCATTAAAGCCGCATTCCAGCCAATTGGCTTAAATACGATTAATAATAATGGTGCAGCAGCCGGACAAACTGTTTTCCATTACCACTTACATTTTATTCCGCGTTATGATGAAAAAGAAGGTCTAGGCTTGATTTGGCAAACACAAAACTATACATCAGAGCAATTAGTAGAAGTGGCGGAAAGCATTAAAGCACACCTTTAA
- a CDS encoding tryptophan transporter produces MNTKNLVLMALLVGVGAALYVVTPGMVNGMKPDFMLTMMFIGILLFPTVKETFLLSLATGVLSGLFTTFPAGLVPNILDKAVTGFVFLAAVLLLKKLANHLAVATILVGLGTILSGTVFLSTALFVFNANVGATFAMLFVGVVLPAVVFNIVAFVVIYPIVTKLVKRSKFVTAISQIS; encoded by the coding sequence ATGAATACGAAAAATTTAGTATTAATGGCACTTTTAGTAGGTGTCGGTGCAGCTCTTTATGTAGTTACACCTGGAATGGTAAATGGCATGAAGCCTGATTTTATGTTAACAATGATGTTTATTGGGATTTTATTATTTCCTACTGTGAAAGAAACATTTTTACTTTCTCTAGCAACAGGGGTACTTTCAGGTTTATTTACAACGTTCCCTGCTGGTCTTGTGCCAAATATTTTAGATAAAGCTGTGACAGGCTTTGTATTTTTAGCTGCTGTATTGCTGCTTAAAAAATTAGCAAATCATCTTGCTGTAGCTACGATTTTAGTTGGATTGGGTACAATTTTATCTGGAACTGTTTTTTTATCCACAGCACTTTTTGTCTTCAATGCCAATGTGGGCGCAACGTTTGCCATGTTATTTGTAGGCGTTGTTCTTCCAGCTGTCGTATTTAACATTGTTGCCTTTGTAGTGATCTATCCAATCGTAACAAAATTAGTAAAGCGTTCTAAATTTGTAACAGCAATTTCTCAAATTTCATAA